A genomic window from Oceanobacillus timonensis includes:
- the mobA gene encoding molybdenum cofactor guanylyltransferase, translated as METIAGILLAGGQSRRFGSPKAFLQRDGKYFYQYSIDSVRTFTDSIVLVTNEELEAFFHDEEENVAILTDQTHVKGLGPLAGMYTGMEYVSADWYLTAPIDVPFMDTSVFQTLLTYKKEGIDAIVPIVSGKIQPLLSIYHGSVKKVIFDQLQQTELSAHQLLGHLNVVYVPMEEERFFYNINRQADYHRWIVD; from the coding sequence ATGGAAACAATAGCAGGTATCCTTTTGGCAGGAGGGCAATCAAGAAGATTTGGCAGCCCCAAAGCTTTTCTGCAAAGAGACGGGAAATATTTCTATCAATATTCCATCGATTCTGTAAGGACGTTTACAGATTCTATTGTTCTGGTAACCAATGAAGAATTGGAAGCATTTTTCCACGATGAAGAAGAGAATGTTGCTATTCTAACAGATCAAACGCATGTGAAAGGCTTGGGGCCGTTAGCGGGGATGTATACGGGAATGGAATATGTTTCGGCAGATTGGTATTTGACTGCGCCCATTGATGTGCCATTTATGGATACATCGGTTTTCCAAACGTTATTAACCTATAAAAAAGAGGGGATCGATGCCATTGTGCCTATCGTTTCCGGAAAAATTCAACCGCTTCTTTCCATTTACCATGGTAGTGTGAAAAAAGTCATTTTTGACCAGCTTCAACAAACAGAATTATCTGCTCATCAATTACTGGGGCACTTAAATGTGGTCTATGTCCCGATGGAAGAGGAAAGGTTTTTTTATAATATAAATCGGCAGGCGGATTATCATCGGTGGATTGTTGATTGA